From the genome of Staphylococcus haemolyticus, one region includes:
- the fapR gene encoding transcription factor FapR — protein sequence MKLKKAERRQAIQKAIELNPFITDSELCEQFEVSIQTIRLDRTNLSIPELRKRIKLVAEQNYEQIRALEANEVVGDLIQVEPNISAQSLIEITEESVFTKTQIARGHVLFAQANSLCVALIHKSTVLTQESNVAFIEKVKLNDTVRAEAHVVNKTSHHYVIEVNSYVRDTIVFKGTFKMFYISEDE from the coding sequence TTGAAATTGAAAAAAGCAGAACGTCGTCAGGCGATTCAAAAAGCAATTGAATTAAATCCCTTTATTACGGATAGTGAATTATGTGAACAGTTTGAAGTTAGTATTCAAACCATAAGGTTAGATAGAACAAACCTAAGTATTCCAGAACTACGAAAGCGTATTAAATTAGTAGCTGAGCAAAATTATGAACAAATTCGTGCTCTAGAGGCAAATGAAGTGGTTGGAGATTTAATTCAAGTTGAACCAAATATATCCGCTCAATCCCTCATTGAAATTACTGAAGAATCCGTTTTTACGAAGACTCAGATAGCACGAGGTCATGTGTTATTTGCTCAAGCAAATTCGCTTTGTGTAGCTTTAATACATAAATCAACAGTGTTAACACAGGAAAGTAATGTAGCATTCATTGAGAAAGTTAAACTTAATGATACAGTAAGGGCAGAAGCACACGTTGTAAATAAAACTTCGCACCATTATGTTATAGAAGTAAACTCATACGTAAGAGACACAATAGTGTTTAAAGGAACGTTTAAAATGTTTTATATAAGCGAGGATGAATGA
- the rnc gene encoding ribonuclease III yields the protein MGGSNVTNPKKIEMVNDFQQQFAKKMNELGFTYSNIDLYQQAFSHSSFINDFNMDRLAHNERLEFLGDAVLELTVSRYLFDKHPDLPEGNLTKMRATIVCEPSLVIFANKIELNQLILLGKGEEKTGGRTRPSLVSDAFEAFVGALYLDQGLDVVWQFAEKVIFPYVEDDELVGVVDFKTQFQEYVHSQNRGDVTYRLIKEEGPAHHRLFTSEVILENEAVATGQGKTKKESEQKAAESAYSKLKSNNNL from the coding sequence ATGGGAGGTTCTAATGTGACAAATCCAAAAAAAATAGAAATGGTTAATGACTTTCAACAACAGTTTGCGAAGAAAATGAATGAGTTGGGATTTACATATTCAAATATTGACTTGTATCAACAAGCTTTTTCTCATTCAAGTTTTATCAATGACTTTAATATGGACCGTTTGGCGCATAATGAGCGACTCGAATTTTTAGGCGATGCGGTATTAGAATTGACGGTATCACGCTACCTTTTTGATAAACATCCGGATCTACCAGAAGGTAATTTAACAAAAATGCGTGCAACAATTGTATGTGAGCCCTCACTTGTAATATTTGCTAACAAAATCGAGTTAAATCAACTTATCTTATTAGGTAAAGGTGAAGAAAAAACGGGTGGGAGAACACGCCCTTCATTAGTGTCCGATGCCTTTGAAGCTTTTGTCGGGGCTTTATATCTTGATCAAGGATTAGATGTAGTTTGGCAATTTGCTGAGAAAGTGATTTTTCCATATGTTGAGGATGATGAATTGGTTGGTGTTGTTGATTTTAAAACACAATTTCAAGAGTATGTTCATAGTCAAAATCGTGGAGATGTGACTTATCGTTTAATTAAAGAAGAAGGTCCAGCGCATCATCGATTGTTTACGTCGGAAGTCATTTTAGAGAATGAAGCAGTAGCAACAGGTCAAGGTAAAACTAAAAAAGAATCAGAACAAAAAGCGGCAGAGAGCGCTTATTCAAAATTAAAAAGCAATAATAATCTTTAA
- the fabG gene encoding 3-oxoacyl-[acyl-carrier-protein] reductase, producing MTNKNALVTGASRGIGRSIALQLAEDGFNVAVNYAGNKEKAEAVVSEIKAKGVESFAIQANVAEGDEVKAMIKEVVSQFGSLDVLVNNAGITRDNLLMRMKEHEWDDVINTNLKGTFNCIQKATPQMLRQRGGAIINLSSIVGAMGNPGQANYVATKAGIEGLTKSSARELASRGITVNAVAPGFIVSDMTDALSDDLKSQMLEQIPLSRFGEDTDIANTVAFLASDRAKYITGQTIHVNGGMYM from the coding sequence ATGACGAATAAAAATGCATTAGTGACTGGTGCTTCAAGAGGTATAGGTCGTAGTATCGCATTACAATTGGCTGAAGATGGTTTCAATGTAGCCGTAAACTATGCAGGTAATAAAGAAAAAGCTGAAGCAGTTGTTTCTGAAATTAAAGCTAAAGGTGTTGAAAGTTTTGCGATTCAAGCAAATGTAGCTGAAGGCGACGAAGTTAAAGCTATGATTAAAGAAGTCGTTAGTCAATTTGGTTCGTTAGATGTACTTGTGAATAACGCTGGTATCACTCGTGATAACTTATTAATGCGCATGAAAGAACATGAATGGGATGATGTTATCAATACTAACCTTAAAGGTACATTTAATTGCATTCAAAAAGCTACACCTCAAATGCTTCGTCAACGTGGTGGTGCAATCATTAACTTATCAAGTATTGTAGGTGCCATGGGTAATCCAGGACAAGCTAACTATGTTGCTACTAAAGCAGGTATAGAAGGTTTAACGAAATCAAGCGCACGTGAACTTGCATCACGTGGTATTACAGTCAATGCGGTAGCACCTGGTTTCATTGTTTCGGATATGACAGACGCACTGAGTGATGATTTAAAATCACAAATGTTGGAACAAATACCACTATCTCGATTTGGTGAAGATACAGATATAGCGAATACAGTAGCATTTTTAGCATCTGATAGAGCGAAATATATTACTGGCCAAACAATCCATGTCAATGGTGGCATGTACATGTAA
- the plsX gene encoding phosphate acyltransferase PlsX, with translation MVKIAIDMMGGDDAPGIVLEAVEKAVNDFKDLEIILFGDQNQYTLNHERIEFRHCSEKIEMEDEPVRAIKRKKDSSMVRMAEAVKNGEADGCVSAGNTGALMSAGLFIVGRIKGVARPALVVTLPTIDGKGFVFLDVGANADAKPEHLLQYAQLGNIYAKKIRGIQNPKVSLLNIGTEPAKGNTLTKKSYQLLKDDQSFNFDGNIEAKTLMEGNTDVVVTDGYTGNMVLKNIEGTAKSIGKMLKETFLGSLKNKLAALVLKKDLDTFTKKMDYAEYGGSVLLGLDGTVVKAHGGSNARAFYSAIRQAKIAGDEKIVDIMRETVGGKDE, from the coding sequence ATGGTTAAAATTGCTATTGATATGATGGGTGGAGATGACGCACCCGGTATCGTCTTAGAAGCGGTTGAGAAAGCAGTTAATGATTTTAAAGATTTAGAGATTATTTTATTTGGTGATCAAAATCAATACACACTCAATCATGAACGTATAGAATTTAGACATTGTTCTGAGAAAATAGAAATGGAAGACGAACCTGTAAGAGCTATTAAACGTAAGAAAGACAGTTCAATGGTAAGAATGGCAGAAGCAGTGAAAAATGGTGAAGCGGATGGATGTGTGTCTGCAGGTAATACCGGTGCGCTTATGTCAGCAGGTTTATTCATTGTTGGTCGTATTAAAGGTGTGGCAAGACCAGCACTTGTAGTCACTTTACCAACAATTGATGGAAAAGGATTTGTATTTTTAGATGTGGGTGCCAATGCAGATGCGAAACCTGAACATTTATTGCAATATGCACAACTTGGTAATATTTATGCTAAAAAAATACGTGGCATTCAAAATCCTAAAGTATCATTATTAAATATCGGTACAGAACCAGCTAAAGGTAATACATTGACTAAGAAGTCTTACCAACTACTTAAAGACGATCAAAGCTTTAACTTTGATGGTAATATTGAAGCTAAAACGTTAATGGAAGGTAATACTGATGTAGTGGTAACTGATGGATATACGGGTAACATGGTACTTAAAAATATCGAAGGTACTGCAAAATCAATAGGTAAAATGTTGAAAGAAACATTTTTAGGAAGTTTAAAAAACAAACTAGCAGCTTTAGTATTAAAAAAAGACTTAGACACTTTTACTAAGAAGATGGATTATGCAGAATACGGTGGATCAGTATTATTAGGTCTTGACGGAACGGTTGTTAAAGCGCATGGTGGATCTAATGCTCGCGCGTTTTATTCTGCGATTCGACAAGCTAAAATTGCTGGCGATGAAAAGATTGTCGATATTATGAGAGAGACGGTAGGTGGTAAGGATGAGTAA
- the fabD gene encoding ACP S-malonyltransferase → MSKVAIIFPGQGAQKVGMASDLFNEDKKATNILNSAQEAMDFDLLETMFTDNENKLGETEHTQPALLTHSIALYSALDNINADYTMGHSLGEYSSLVAAGVLKFEDAVKIVRKRGQLMAQAFPNGVGSMAAVLGLSYEEVDRICKELSTNDELVEPANINCPGQIVVSGHKSLIDKFVEEGKSLGAKRVLPLAVSGPFHSSMMQVIEKDFESFINQFEWHDASFPIVQNVNAQGETDATTIKSNMIKQLYSPVEFIDSAEWLIAQGVDHFIEIGPGKVLSGLIKKINRDVKLTSIQTLEDVKGWNNHDE, encoded by the coding sequence ATGAGTAAAGTAGCAATTATTTTCCCAGGTCAAGGTGCACAAAAAGTTGGCATGGCAAGTGATTTGTTTAATGAGGATAAGAAAGCGACAAATATTCTAAATTCAGCTCAAGAAGCAATGGACTTTGATTTATTGGAAACGATGTTTACAGATAATGAGAACAAACTAGGTGAAACTGAACATACACAACCAGCTTTATTGACGCATAGTATAGCGTTATATAGTGCATTAGATAATATTAATGCTGATTATACTATGGGACACAGCTTAGGTGAATATTCTAGTTTAGTTGCTGCGGGAGTATTAAAATTTGAGGATGCAGTTAAGATTGTTCGCAAACGTGGTCAATTAATGGCTCAAGCTTTTCCAAATGGTGTTGGTAGTATGGCAGCAGTATTAGGTTTGAGTTATGAAGAAGTAGACCGAATTTGTAAAGAATTATCTACAAATGATGAATTGGTCGAACCAGCAAACATTAATTGTCCAGGTCAAATTGTAGTGTCAGGTCACAAATCACTTATTGATAAATTTGTTGAAGAAGGTAAATCGTTAGGTGCTAAACGCGTCTTACCTTTAGCGGTTTCTGGACCTTTCCATTCTTCAATGATGCAAGTGATTGAAAAAGACTTTGAGTCTTTCATTAATCAATTCGAGTGGCATGATGCATCGTTCCCGATAGTTCAAAATGTTAATGCACAAGGTGAAACTGATGCAACAACAATTAAGTCTAATATGATTAAGCAATTATATTCACCCGTTGAATTTATCGATTCAGCAGAATGGTTAATTGCTCAAGGTGTAGATCATTTTATAGAAATTGGTCCTGGTAAGGTCTTATCTGGTTTAATTAAGAAAATAAATCGCGATGTTAAATTGACATCAATTCAAACATTAGAAGATGTGAAAGGATGGAATAATCATGACGAATAA
- the smc gene encoding chromosome segregation protein SMC codes for MVYLKSIDAIGFKSFADHTDVQFDKGVTAIVGPNGSGKSNITDAIKWVLGEQSAKSLRGSKMEDIIFSGAEHRNAQNYAEVQLKLDNKARKLQVDSDDIVVTRRLYRSGESEYYLNNDKARLRDITELFLDSGLGKEAFSIISQGRVDEILNAKPIDRRQILEESAGVLKYKKRKAESLQKLDHTEDNLTRVEDILYDLEGRVEPLKAEASIAKEYLKLSEEMKQSDVIVTVNDIDQYSEDNRQLDQKLNDLKSQQADKEAKQAQINKYIQKQKSQRQQIDNDIEQLNYNLIKATEEYEKFTGRLNVLEERKRNQSETNARFEEELDNLHQELKNAHNEKADITQQITALKEKQKELNSSIHQLESQLYVSDEQHDEKLESIKNEYYELMSEQSDVNNDIRFLEHTIKENEAKKSRLDSRLVEAFNQLKALQSEISNTERNHQATVKQLSDIETQISQLEQQLSKAKQTQTEYEDKLYQAYRYTDKMRARIESLETQEEDYTYFFNGVKHVLKAKNDNLQGIHGAVAEVINVPSELTQAIETALGASLQHIIVDSEKDGRQAIQFLKQKGLGRATFLPLNVIKSRQLSNNIRHIAENTNGFINVASDAIKVNSQYQAVVENLIGTTIIVDNLKHANELARAIQYKTRIVTLEGDIVNPGGSMTGGGARKTKSILSQKDELTTMRNQLKDYESQTQDFEKQLQKHKNEVEHLSETYFKMSQQYNEVKEQSHNEALELDRLKTQEAHIKDEHEEFEFEKNDGYQSENSRITLTEKQERLTIIQGKLKQLETDIERYTQLSKEGKENTTQVQQQLNQKRSDLAVIKERINAQKASLERTDKQIETINKQLTNVDDKIKLFNSDEMMGEQAFEKLQQQIKSKENDRQSITDQLKQLKKERIDVNEDVESHEATLQECHQDLLSIESFYQDIKAQQSKLDVLINHAIDHLNDEYQLTVERARSEFSSETPIDALRKKVKLTKMSIEELGSVNINAIEQFEELNERYTFLDEQRTDLREAKQTLEQIISEMDQEVKGRFKETFLQVQAHFTTVFQSLFGGGHAKLELTDDDYLSAGVDIIVQPPGKKLQHLSLLSGGERALSAIALLFAILKVRSAPFVILDEVEAALDEANVIRYAQFLKELSIQTQFIVITHRKGTMEYSDRLYGVTMQESGVSKLVSVNLNTIDEVMKEEQA; via the coding sequence ATGGTGTATTTAAAATCAATTGATGCCATAGGTTTTAAATCATTTGCAGATCACACAGATGTTCAATTTGACAAGGGTGTAACTGCAATTGTTGGGCCTAATGGTAGCGGAAAAAGTAATATCACTGATGCCATTAAATGGGTATTAGGTGAACAGTCCGCCAAATCATTACGTGGCTCTAAAATGGAAGATATTATTTTTTCAGGAGCAGAACATCGAAACGCTCAGAATTATGCAGAAGTACAATTGAAACTTGACAATAAAGCTAGAAAGTTACAAGTTGATTCAGATGATATCGTCGTGACACGTCGTTTATATCGTAGTGGTGAGAGCGAATACTATCTTAATAATGATAAAGCGCGTTTAAGGGATATCACTGAACTATTCCTGGATTCTGGTTTAGGAAAAGAAGCATTTAGTATTATATCTCAAGGTAGAGTAGATGAAATTTTAAATGCTAAACCTATTGATAGACGACAAATACTTGAAGAATCAGCTGGTGTATTAAAATATAAGAAGCGAAAAGCTGAATCATTACAAAAGTTAGACCACACTGAAGATAATCTTACGCGCGTAGAAGATATTTTATATGATTTAGAAGGACGCGTTGAACCATTAAAAGCTGAAGCATCAATTGCAAAAGAGTATTTAAAATTGTCTGAAGAGATGAAACAAAGTGATGTTATTGTTACTGTAAATGATATCGACCAATATTCAGAGGATAATCGTCAACTGGATCAAAAATTAAATGATTTAAAAAGCCAACAAGCGGATAAAGAAGCAAAACAAGCTCAGATTAATAAATATATTCAAAAGCAAAAGTCTCAACGTCAACAAATTGATAATGACATTGAACAATTAAACTATAATTTAATCAAAGCTACTGAAGAATATGAAAAGTTCACAGGTCGATTGAATGTTTTAGAAGAAAGAAAACGAAATCAATCAGAAACGAATGCTCGTTTTGAAGAAGAGTTAGATAATTTACATCAAGAATTAAAAAATGCTCATAATGAAAAAGCTGATATTACTCAACAAATTACTGCTTTAAAAGAAAAACAAAAAGAGTTGAATAGTAGTATTCATCAATTAGAATCACAACTGTATGTTTCTGATGAACAACATGACGAAAAATTGGAATCAATCAAAAATGAATACTATGAATTAATGTCTGAACAATCAGATGTAAATAATGATATTCGCTTTTTAGAGCATACGATTAAAGAGAATGAAGCGAAAAAATCACGCTTAGATTCTCGCTTGGTTGAAGCTTTCAATCAACTTAAAGCGTTGCAAAGTGAAATTTCTAATACAGAACGCAACCATCAAGCTACTGTTAAACAATTGAGCGATATTGAGACTCAAATAAGTCAACTAGAACAGCAGTTATCAAAAGCTAAACAAACTCAAACTGAATATGAAGATAAACTTTATCAGGCTTATCGATACACTGATAAAATGAGAGCTAGAATAGAGAGTTTAGAAACTCAAGAAGAGGATTATACTTATTTCTTTAATGGTGTTAAACATGTGTTAAAAGCTAAAAATGATAACCTACAAGGTATTCATGGTGCTGTTGCAGAAGTGATAAATGTGCCATCTGAATTGACTCAAGCGATTGAGACCGCATTAGGTGCTTCATTACAACATATCATAGTTGATAGTGAAAAAGATGGACGCCAGGCAATACAATTTTTAAAGCAAAAGGGTCTTGGTAGAGCCACATTCTTACCATTAAATGTTATAAAATCGAGACAATTATCTAATAATATTAGGCACATCGCTGAAAATACAAATGGATTTATCAATGTAGCTTCAGATGCGATTAAAGTTAATTCACAATATCAAGCTGTAGTTGAAAATTTAATAGGTACTACTATTATCGTAGACAATTTGAAACATGCTAATGAACTGGCAAGAGCTATCCAATATAAAACACGCATTGTAACTTTAGAAGGAGATATTGTTAATCCTGGTGGTTCTATGACCGGTGGTGGTGCGCGCAAGACGAAGAGTATTCTATCACAAAAAGATGAACTGACAACTATGCGTAATCAATTAAAAGATTATGAATCACAAACACAAGATTTCGAGAAACAGTTACAAAAACACAAAAATGAAGTTGAACATCTCAGCGAAACTTATTTTAAAATGAGTCAGCAATATAACGAAGTAAAAGAACAATCTCATAATGAAGCGTTAGAATTAGATCGACTTAAAACACAAGAAGCGCACATTAAAGATGAACATGAGGAATTTGAATTCGAGAAAAATGATGGCTACCAAAGTGAAAATAGTCGCATTACTTTAACTGAAAAACAAGAGCGATTAACTATTATTCAAGGTAAGTTAAAACAACTTGAAACAGATATTGAACGTTATACTCAATTATCTAAAGAAGGTAAAGAGAATACCACTCAAGTGCAACAACAATTAAACCAAAAACGCTCTGACTTAGCTGTAATTAAAGAACGAATAAATGCTCAAAAAGCGTCATTAGAACGTACAGATAAACAGATAGAGACGATTAACAAACAATTAACAAATGTTGACGATAAAATTAAACTCTTCAATTCTGACGAAATGATGGGGGAACAAGCATTTGAAAAATTACAACAACAGATAAAATCTAAAGAAAATGACCGACAATCCATCACTGATCAGTTAAAACAATTGAAAAAAGAACGTATTGATGTCAATGAAGATGTTGAGTCACATGAAGCTACATTGCAAGAATGTCATCAAGATTTATTGTCAATTGAAAGTTTTTATCAAGATATAAAAGCACAACAATCGAAATTAGATGTATTGATTAACCATGCAATTGATCATTTGAATGATGAATATCAACTAACTGTTGAGCGGGCTAGAAGTGAATTCTCTTCAGAAACGCCAATTGATGCGCTGAGAAAGAAAGTCAAACTAACTAAAATGTCAATTGAAGAACTAGGGTCAGTAAATATTAATGCTATTGAGCAATTTGAAGAATTAAATGAGCGTTATACTTTCCTCGATGAACAACGTACAGACTTGCGTGAAGCGAAACAAACACTTGAACAAATTATAAGTGAGATGGACCAAGAAGTGAAAGGTCGTTTTAAAGAAACGTTTTTACAAGTGCAAGCTCATTTTACGACAGTATTTCAGTCGTTATTTGGAGGTGGACATGCTAAATTAGAGTTAACAGATGATGATTATTTATCAGCTGGTGTTGATATTATTGTTCAACCACCTGGTAAGAAATTGCAACACTTATCTTTATTAAGTGGTGGTGAGCGTGCATTAAGTGCTATTGCACTACTATTTGCTATCTTGAAAGTAAGATCTGCTCCATTTGTTATACTAGATGAAGTAGAGGCTGCACTCGATGAAGCGAATGTAATTCGATATGCTCAATTTTTAAAAGAATTATCTATTCAAACTCAATTTATTGTTATTACACATCGAAAAGGAACTATGGAATATTCAGACCGTTTATATGGTGTGACGATGCAAGAGTCAGGTGTTTCAAAATTAGTAAGTGTCAACTTAAATACAATTGATGAGGTTATGAAGGAGGAACAAGCATGA
- a CDS encoding acyl carrier protein, which produces MENFDKVKDIIVDRLGVDADKVTEDASFKDDLGADSLDIAELVMELEDEFGTEIPDEEAEKINTVGDAVKYINSLEK; this is translated from the coding sequence GTGGAAAACTTCGATAAAGTAAAAGATATCATCGTTGACCGTTTAGGTGTAGATGCTGATAAAGTAACTGAAGACGCATCTTTCAAAGATGATTTAGGCGCTGACTCACTTGATATCGCTGAATTAGTGATGGAATTAGAAGATGAATTTGGTACTGAAATTCCTGATGAAGAAGCTGAAAAAATCAATACTGTTGGTGATGCAGTTAAATACATCAATAGTCTTGAAAAATAA